The proteins below come from a single Agrobacterium vitis genomic window:
- a CDS encoding A24 family peptidase, which yields MLAVTLSLIMPLCLALAAFTDLFEMKIPNAIPLVLLIGFAALALVLGLPIGLAGLHLTAGLIVFFGCFTLFAVNVMGGGDAKLLTAAAVWYGFNISLVEFLIEVAVFGGVLTLMILALRSQANTVMALGLRLPRSLIVEKKIPYGIAIAIGGFCSFLSAPVVTLALATVSPK from the coding sequence ATGCTGGCTGTTACGCTGTCACTGATCATGCCTCTTTGTCTGGCACTCGCGGCCTTTACCGATCTGTTCGAGATGAAGATCCCCAATGCGATCCCCCTTGTGCTGCTTATCGGTTTTGCCGCCCTCGCCCTGGTGTTGGGCCTGCCTATAGGATTGGCCGGTCTGCATCTCACGGCGGGTCTGATCGTGTTTTTCGGTTGTTTCACGCTGTTTGCCGTCAATGTCATGGGCGGCGGCGATGCCAAGCTTTTGACGGCTGCTGCCGTCTGGTATGGTTTCAATATCAGCCTGGTGGAATTTTTGATTGAAGTCGCGGTGTTTGGCGGCGTGCTGACCCTGATGATCCTGGCTTTGCGCAGCCAGGCCAATACCGTAATGGCCCTTGGACTGCGCCTGCCGCGCTCGCTGATTGTCGAGAAAAAAATCCCCTATGGTATTGCCATTGCCATTGGCGGTTTTTGCAGTTTCCTCAGTGCACCAGTGGTGACATTGGCCTTGGCGACAGTTTCGCCGAAATAA
- a CDS encoding Flp family type IVb pilin, with product MSKIFSRFMKDESGATAIEYGLIAALISVALVAGATTLGTSIGNTFNNLTTQMNKGADATK from the coding sequence ATGTCCAAGATTTTCTCACGTTTTATGAAAGATGAATCCGGTGCAACGGCCATCGAATACGGCCTGATCGCCGCTCTGATTTCCGTGGCACTCGTCGCTGGCGCGACCACACTCGGTACAAGCATTGGCAACACCTTTAATAACCTGACAACGCAGATGAATAAGGGTGCGGACGCAACCAAATAA